The Amycolatopsis sp. 195334CR genome window below encodes:
- a CDS encoding SMP-30/gluconolactonase/LRE family protein, with translation MKPFGQVRLFPVNGHGPEDVVVAADGAVYTGLDDGRIIRLTDDGRRIDLVADTGGRPLGLELYGEDLLVCDASRGLLVVSPTSGAVKALATSALGKPILVCNNAAVAADGTIYFSDSSDRFPLSAWREDLIEQHAGGRLLRRAPDGEISLVGAGLQFANGVALAPDESFVAVAETGAFAVRRYWLDGSGRSDLLASDLAGYPDNISTGGDGLIWVTQASPRVPALDLVRRLPAPLRLGVRRLPAGLQPNPARTTGVLGISTDGTVVHDLRGEIPGFHMATGVRERDGLLYLGSLEERAIAVTAR, from the coding sequence ATGAAGCCGTTCGGCCAGGTCCGCTTGTTCCCGGTGAACGGGCACGGGCCGGAAGACGTGGTGGTGGCCGCCGACGGTGCCGTCTACACCGGACTCGATGACGGCCGGATCATCCGGCTCACCGACGACGGGCGCCGGATCGACCTGGTCGCCGACACCGGCGGGCGCCCGCTCGGCCTGGAGCTCTACGGCGAGGACCTGCTGGTCTGCGACGCCTCGCGCGGGTTGCTGGTGGTGTCGCCGACGTCGGGCGCGGTGAAGGCGCTGGCCACTTCGGCGCTGGGCAAGCCGATCCTGGTGTGCAACAACGCCGCGGTCGCCGCGGACGGCACCATCTACTTCTCGGATTCGTCGGACCGCTTCCCGCTGTCGGCCTGGCGGGAGGACCTGATCGAGCAGCACGCCGGCGGGCGGTTGCTGCGGCGGGCGCCGGACGGGGAGATTTCCCTGGTGGGCGCCGGACTGCAGTTCGCGAACGGGGTGGCGCTGGCGCCGGACGAGTCGTTCGTGGCGGTCGCGGAGACGGGCGCGTTCGCCGTCCGGCGGTACTGGCTGGACGGCTCGGGGCGCAGCGATCTGCTGGCCTCGGACCTGGCGGGGTACCCGGACAACATCTCGACCGGTGGTGACGGGTTGATCTGGGTGACGCAGGCGAGCCCGCGCGTGCCGGCGCTCGACCTCGTCCGGCGCCTGCCCGCCCCGCTGCGCCTCGGCGTCCGGCGGCTGCCCGCCGGTCTGCAACCGAACCCGGCCAGGACCACGGGCGTGCTCGGGATCTCCACGGACGGGACCGTGGTGCACGACCTCCGCGGTGAGATCCCCGGCTTCCACATGGCCACCGGGGTGCGGGAGCGGGACGGGCTGCTGTACCTCGGCAGCCTGGAGGAACGAGCGATCGCGGTCACCGCCCGCTAG
- a CDS encoding histidine phosphatase family protein translates to MGAIYLIRHGQASFGAEDYDRLSDRGIRQSEVVGAELARRGVEFAQARCGSLSRQRATAAGALKVLGGPAEVGEDARWNEYDHIDIAQHHGGGISQDSADPRAFQAALDQALVDWVLAGDESPCAESWPAFLHRVSGALADLAGALGKGQDAAVFTSGGVIAVICGALTGTPEAGLVKFNRVTVNGGITKLVSGRGGVSLLSFNEHAHFSGEAEALLTYR, encoded by the coding sequence ATGGGCGCGATCTACCTGATCCGGCACGGGCAGGCGTCCTTCGGCGCCGAGGACTACGACCGGCTCTCCGACCGCGGTATTCGGCAGTCCGAAGTGGTCGGTGCCGAACTCGCGCGGCGCGGGGTGGAGTTCGCGCAGGCGCGCTGCGGTTCGCTGTCGCGGCAGCGGGCGACCGCGGCGGGCGCGCTGAAGGTGCTGGGCGGTCCGGCCGAGGTCGGTGAGGACGCCCGGTGGAACGAGTACGACCACATCGACATCGCCCAGCACCACGGCGGCGGCATCTCGCAGGACAGCGCCGATCCGCGTGCCTTCCAGGCCGCGCTGGACCAGGCGCTGGTCGACTGGGTGCTGGCCGGTGACGAGAGCCCGTGCGCGGAGAGCTGGCCCGCGTTCCTGCACCGGGTTTCCGGCGCGCTGGCGGATCTGGCCGGCGCGCTGGGCAAGGGGCAGGACGCGGCGGTGTTCACCTCGGGCGGGGTGATCGCGGTGATCTGCGGGGCGCTGACCGGGACCCCGGAAGCCGGACTGGTGAAGTTCAACCGGGTGACGGTCAACGGCGGGATCACCAAGCTCGTCTCCGGACGTGGTGGGGTGAGCCTGCTGTCGTTCAACGAACACGCGCACTTCTCGGGGGAAGCCGAAGCTCTGCTCACCTACCGTTGA
- a CDS encoding SDR family oxidoreductase — translation MTVRKRIVITGASSGLGEGMARQFAARGRDLALCARRTDRLDALAAELREAHGVTVLTQALDVTDHDRVFAVFKEFREEFGTVDRVIVNAGLGKGQPVGTGRFDANKQTLETNFVAALAQAEAGMEIFRDQGAGHLVFVSSFTALRGLPKNMTAYASSKSGLAALAEGIRAEMTGTPIKVTTLLPGYIDSEMTARASRRNPLQVGAEAGAVAMVKAIEREPGKAFVPTFPWLPLSLVVRLAPTSLLRKFA, via the coding sequence ATGACCGTGCGGAAGAGGATCGTGATCACCGGCGCCAGCTCCGGTCTCGGGGAGGGCATGGCCCGCCAGTTCGCCGCTCGCGGCCGGGATCTGGCGTTGTGCGCGCGCCGGACCGACCGCCTGGACGCGCTGGCCGCCGAACTGCGGGAGGCGCACGGGGTGACCGTGCTGACCCAGGCGCTCGACGTGACCGACCACGACCGCGTGTTCGCCGTGTTCAAGGAGTTCCGCGAGGAGTTCGGCACGGTGGACCGGGTGATCGTCAACGCCGGTCTCGGCAAGGGGCAGCCGGTGGGCACCGGCCGGTTCGACGCCAACAAGCAGACGCTGGAAACGAACTTCGTCGCCGCGCTCGCGCAGGCCGAAGCCGGGATGGAGATCTTCCGCGACCAGGGCGCCGGGCACCTCGTTTTTGTCTCCTCGTTCACCGCCCTGCGCGGGCTGCCGAAGAACATGACCGCCTACGCCTCGTCCAAGTCGGGGCTGGCCGCGCTGGCCGAGGGCATCCGGGCCGAGATGACCGGCACCCCGATCAAGGTGACCACGCTGCTCCCCGGGTACATCGACTCCGAGATGACCGCACGCGCGTCCCGCCGCAACCCGCTGCAGGTCGGCGCCGAGGCCGGGGCGGTGGCGATGGTCAAGGCCATCGAACGCGAACCGGGCAAGGCGTTCGTGCCGACCTTCCCGTGGCTGCCGCTGAGCCTGGTGGTCCGGCTGGCGCCGACCTCGCTGCTGCGGAAGTTCGCCTGA
- a CDS encoding S8 family peptidase yields the protein MANSRKLRRGTTAGVAAAGITAAVAAFTAGPVQAAEGQILGANDANAVADSYIVVLKGGAAAQGDVKAAVSTQAQTLASQYGAEVSRTYSSALEGFSIKATAAEAKKLAADSKVAFVSQNKTVHATETQQNPPSWGLDRVDQKDLPLDKAYNYDTTAENVTAYVVDTGVLADHPTFEGRVSGGKDLIDNDDDPSDGNGHGTHVAGTIGGKEYGLAKGVKIVPVRVLDDNGSGTTEQVVGGIDWVAENASGPSVANMSLGGGADEALDAAVQGAIGKGVTFAVAAGNDSADANDYSPARVKEAITVASSDDQDAQSTFSNFGEIVDIYAPGTDITSAWNDGAEKTISGTSMATPHVVGAAALYLAANESATPADVAEALTGAATPDKITNPGSGTPNKLLYTGK from the coding sequence ATGGCGAACTCTCGGAAGCTTCGGCGCGGTACCACGGCAGGTGTCGCCGCCGCGGGCATCACGGCAGCGGTGGCCGCCTTCACCGCGGGCCCCGTGCAAGCGGCGGAAGGCCAGATCCTCGGCGCCAACGACGCCAATGCCGTCGCGGACAGCTACATCGTGGTGCTCAAGGGTGGTGCCGCCGCGCAGGGTGACGTCAAGGCGGCGGTGAGCACGCAGGCGCAGACCCTGGCCTCGCAGTACGGCGCCGAGGTCAGCCGGACCTACAGCTCCGCGCTGGAAGGCTTCTCGATCAAGGCCACCGCGGCCGAGGCCAAGAAGCTCGCGGCCGACTCCAAGGTCGCCTTCGTCTCGCAGAACAAGACGGTGCACGCCACCGAGACCCAGCAGAACCCGCCGTCGTGGGGGCTGGACCGGGTGGACCAGAAGGACCTCCCGCTGGACAAGGCCTACAACTACGACACCACCGCGGAGAACGTCACCGCGTACGTGGTCGACACCGGTGTGCTGGCCGACCACCCGACCTTCGAAGGCCGGGTGTCCGGTGGCAAGGACCTGATCGACAACGACGACGACCCCTCCGACGGCAACGGGCACGGCACGCACGTGGCCGGCACCATCGGCGGCAAGGAGTACGGCCTGGCCAAGGGCGTCAAGATCGTCCCGGTCCGGGTGCTGGACGACAACGGCAGCGGCACCACCGAGCAGGTCGTCGGCGGGATCGACTGGGTCGCCGAGAACGCCAGCGGCCCGTCCGTGGCGAACATGAGCCTCGGTGGCGGCGCGGACGAGGCGCTCGACGCCGCGGTCCAGGGCGCCATCGGCAAGGGCGTGACCTTCGCGGTGGCGGCGGGCAACGACTCGGCCGACGCCAACGACTACTCGCCCGCCCGCGTCAAGGAAGCCATCACCGTGGCCTCCAGCGACGACCAGGACGCCCAGTCGACCTTCTCCAACTTCGGTGAGATCGTCGACATCTACGCCCCGGGCACGGACATCACCTCCGCCTGGAACGACGGGGCCGAGAAGACCATCAGCGGCACCTCGATGGCCACCCCGCACGTGGTCGGCGCCGCGGCGCTGTACCTGGCGGCCAACGAGTCGGCCACCCCGGCCGACGTGGCCGAGGCCCTGACCGGCGCGGCCACCCCGGACAAGATCACCAACCCGGGTTCGGGCACCCCGAACAAGCTGCTCTACACCGGTAAGTGA
- a CDS encoding acyl-CoA synthetase, producing the protein MKYPTTVSELVTKVTDTARSVGVLWQAGLVPFPRLDEGLRSLVAVRRFGPFAGANHISARRNAQAVGLVDELGPLTFKQLDDRSNALARAWSERGIGVDTVVAALCRDHRGLVIATLATGKLGARLLLMNTGFAKPQLTDVAQREKVKALVYDEEFTELLSGVDGDRYLAWTEPGSGEHDVPVLDELIASADDRPLPNPPKPGGFVLLTSGTTGTPKGAPRPSVSALDSAQLLDRVPLRVGESTFLAAPMFHATGLSQSILSFALGSKVVLRRKFDPEATLRGIAEHRCTALVVVPTMLQRIVDLAPEVIAKYDTSSLRIIFVAGSALSPDLGNRATKLFGDVVHNLYGSTEVAVATVATPEDWRKAPGTVGRAPVGCKVVLYDDQGVRITEPGVTGRVFVGSGLSFTGYTDGRHKEIIDGLLSSGDVGHFDENGLLFIDGRDDEMIVSGGENVFPIEVENLLVEREDVIEAAVIGVADDEFGQRLKAFVVPAEGADLGEEEIRSYVKANLARYKVPRDVEFLGELPRNATGKVLRSQLK; encoded by the coding sequence ATGAAGTACCCGACCACTGTTTCCGAGCTGGTCACCAAGGTGACGGACACCGCGCGGAGCGTCGGGGTGCTGTGGCAGGCCGGGCTGGTCCCCTTCCCGAGACTCGACGAAGGGCTGCGCTCGCTGGTCGCGGTGCGCCGGTTCGGCCCGTTCGCCGGGGCCAACCACATCTCGGCCCGCCGCAACGCCCAGGCCGTCGGCCTGGTCGACGAACTCGGCCCGCTGACCTTCAAGCAGCTCGACGACCGCTCGAACGCGCTGGCCAGGGCCTGGTCCGAGCGCGGCATCGGGGTGGACACCGTGGTCGCCGCGCTCTGCCGCGACCACCGCGGGCTGGTGATCGCCACGCTCGCCACCGGCAAGCTCGGCGCCCGCCTGCTGCTGATGAACACCGGCTTCGCGAAACCCCAGCTGACCGACGTGGCCCAGCGCGAGAAGGTCAAGGCGCTGGTCTACGACGAGGAGTTCACCGAACTCCTGTCCGGTGTGGACGGCGACCGCTACCTCGCCTGGACCGAGCCCGGCAGTGGCGAGCACGACGTGCCGGTGCTCGACGAGCTGATCGCCAGCGCCGACGACCGCCCGCTGCCGAACCCGCCGAAGCCCGGCGGTTTCGTGCTGCTGACCAGCGGTACCACCGGCACGCCGAAGGGAGCGCCGCGGCCGAGCGTCTCCGCGCTGGACTCGGCGCAGCTGCTCGACCGCGTCCCGCTGCGGGTGGGGGAGAGCACCTTCCTCGCCGCGCCGATGTTCCACGCCACCGGCCTGTCGCAGTCCATCCTGTCCTTCGCGCTCGGGTCGAAGGTGGTGCTGCGGCGCAAGTTCGACCCGGAGGCCACGCTGCGCGGGATCGCCGAGCACCGCTGCACCGCGCTGGTGGTGGTGCCGACCATGCTGCAGCGGATCGTCGACCTCGCTCCCGAGGTGATCGCGAAGTACGACACCTCGTCGCTGCGGATCATCTTCGTGGCCGGCTCGGCGCTCTCGCCGGACCTCGGCAACCGGGCGACCAAGCTGTTCGGCGACGTGGTGCACAACCTCTACGGCTCGACCGAGGTCGCGGTGGCCACGGTGGCCACGCCGGAGGACTGGCGGAAGGCGCCGGGCACGGTCGGGCGCGCGCCGGTCGGCTGCAAGGTGGTGCTCTACGACGACCAGGGCGTGCGGATCACCGAGCCGGGCGTGACCGGGCGGGTGTTCGTCGGCAGCGGGCTCAGCTTCACCGGCTACACCGACGGCAGGCACAAGGAGATCATCGACGGCCTGCTGTCCAGCGGGGACGTCGGCCACTTCGACGAGAACGGCCTGCTGTTCATCGACGGCCGGGACGACGAGATGATCGTCTCAGGTGGTGAGAACGTCTTCCCGATCGAAGTGGAGAACCTGCTCGTCGAACGCGAGGACGTGATTGAGGCTGCGGTGATCGGGGTAGCCGATGACGAGTTCGGCCAGCGCCTGAAGGCGTTCGTGGTCCCGGCTGAGGGCGCTGACCTGGGCGAAGAGGAGATCCGGTCGTACGTGAAGGCGAACCTGGCGCGCTACAAGGTGCCGCGGGACGTCGAGTTCCTCGGCGAGCTACCCCGCAACGCGACCGGCAAAGTCCTTCGTTCACAGCTGAAGTAG
- a CDS encoding bifunctional 3'-5' exonuclease/DNA polymerase: protein MHLFVVDEGEERYSLRARGSAQVAGSDMVSAAELAKRVAELEREHRPRWVFPAAHQVYPVLLRAGVRVDRGHDLSLVEGLLLAAEGKSGEPKGLAGAWARLKGLEPPPDPPPPHETAQPALFDARGSGLPPGTRATDAAEAVLDAQERRIAATPHPERFRLLTAAESASGLAAAEMAFDGLPWRADVHDQLLTELLGPRVPAGQRPRRLAELAEEISAAFGGRPVNPDHPPGVVKAFAHAGIDVPSARAHVLRGVEHPAVAPLLEYKELSRLHSATGWAWLDTWVRGDRFRPIWVVGGVVSGRWASGGGAALQIPRTLRVCVRADPGWKLVVADAAQLEPRVLTALSGDRRLAEVSGATDLYTSLAEAMFAGGRTVPGPRSSELDDRGRAKIAMLSAMYGGTSGEAGPLLALLRQRFPAAVSYVEHAALAGERGERVVSRLGRTSPSPSAAWRALTGDASGSSDARALRAARDWGRFTRNFVVQASAADWTAVLIATLRLRLPPPAHLVFFQHDEVIVHAPEELAAAVQTCITDAVEETSALVFGASCPVRFPLHISTVDTYADAK, encoded by the coding sequence GTGCACTTGTTCGTGGTGGATGAAGGAGAGGAGCGGTACTCGCTGCGTGCACGCGGTTCGGCCCAGGTGGCCGGGTCGGACATGGTGAGCGCGGCCGAGCTGGCCAAGCGCGTGGCCGAGCTGGAGCGGGAGCACCGGCCGCGCTGGGTCTTCCCGGCGGCGCACCAGGTGTACCCGGTGCTGCTGCGGGCCGGGGTGCGGGTCGATCGCGGGCACGACCTGTCCCTGGTCGAGGGCCTGCTGCTGGCGGCGGAGGGCAAGTCCGGCGAGCCGAAGGGGCTGGCCGGGGCGTGGGCGCGGCTGAAGGGGCTGGAGCCGCCACCCGATCCCCCGCCACCGCACGAGACGGCGCAGCCGGCGCTGTTCGACGCCCGCGGTTCCGGGCTGCCGCCGGGCACGCGGGCGACCGACGCGGCGGAGGCGGTGCTGGACGCGCAGGAGCGGCGGATCGCGGCGACCCCGCACCCGGAGCGGTTCCGGCTGCTCACCGCGGCCGAGTCGGCGAGCGGGCTGGCCGCCGCCGAGATGGCCTTCGACGGGCTGCCCTGGCGCGCGGACGTACACGACCAGCTGCTCACCGAGTTGCTCGGCCCGCGGGTCCCGGCCGGGCAGCGGCCGCGGCGGCTGGCGGAACTGGCTGAGGAGATCAGCGCGGCTTTCGGCGGGCGGCCGGTGAACCCGGACCACCCGCCCGGTGTGGTGAAGGCGTTTGCCCACGCGGGTATCGACGTGCCGTCGGCGCGGGCGCACGTGCTGCGGGGTGTCGAGCACCCGGCGGTGGCGCCGCTGCTGGAGTACAAGGAGCTGTCGCGGCTGCATTCGGCGACCGGCTGGGCGTGGCTGGACACGTGGGTGCGGGGTGACCGGTTCCGGCCGATCTGGGTGGTCGGCGGGGTGGTGTCCGGGCGGTGGGCCAGTGGCGGCGGGGCGGCGCTGCAGATCCCGCGCACGCTGCGGGTGTGCGTCCGGGCCGATCCGGGGTGGAAGCTGGTGGTCGCGGACGCCGCGCAGCTGGAGCCGCGGGTGCTGACCGCGTTGTCCGGGGACCGGCGGCTCGCTGAGGTCTCGGGCGCGACGGACCTGTACACCAGCCTGGCCGAGGCGATGTTCGCCGGCGGACGGACGGTGCCCGGGCCGCGGAGCAGCGAACTGGACGACCGGGGCCGGGCGAAGATCGCCATGCTCTCGGCGATGTACGGCGGCACTTCGGGGGAGGCGGGTCCGCTGCTGGCGTTGCTGCGCCAGCGGTTCCCGGCCGCGGTGTCCTATGTGGAGCACGCGGCCCTGGCCGGGGAACGCGGTGAGCGCGTGGTGTCGCGCCTCGGCCGGACCTCGCCGTCGCCGTCGGCCGCGTGGCGCGCCCTGACCGGCGACGCCTCCGGCTCGTCCGACGCCCGCGCCCTGCGCGCGGCGCGCGACTGGGGCCGGTTCACCCGGAACTTCGTGGTGCAGGCCAGTGCCGCGGACTGGACCGCGGTGCTGATCGCCACCCTGCGGCTACGCCTGCCGCCGCCGGCGCACCTGGTCTTCTTCCAGCACGACGAGGTGATCGTGCACGCGCCGGAGGAGCTGGCGGCCGCGGTGCAGACGTGCATCACGGACGCGGTGGAGGAGACGTCGGCACTGGTGTTCGGCGCCTCCTGCCCGGTCCGCTTCCCCCTGCACATCTCCACCGTCGACACCTACGCGGATGCGAAGTAG
- a CDS encoding helix-turn-helix transcriptional regulator gives MTRWQRELEAAVGGGYHELSAAISRAVAAVVPHDGVRLVGTGPATGFGPGAFSFWHRYHPAYGLAVLRNAFAGQDRLLMPDLARQPSLAGVRQVGTLGVGSELRLLLRDGRGTWGSLELLRAEGGRPFDAHDVARVTQLGPALIAVLRGHVTAAGAPVVPALPAGVLVVGRDHAVKALTPEALRWRDLLQTRQHAPDFTSAAYCLGLSVLARRPGAPAMVVGPAASYGRWVACHAAPLTDGDVAIVIETITGARLLPWFCGWYGITAREQQVAAEVLDGAAPKQIARRLDLSAHTVHDHLKSLFRKTHVSSRDEFHTLLTS, from the coding sequence GTGACGCGGTGGCAGCGGGAGCTGGAAGCGGCGGTCGGCGGGGGATACCACGAACTGAGCGCGGCGATTTCGCGTGCCGTCGCCGCCGTGGTGCCGCACGACGGGGTGCGGCTGGTGGGCACCGGCCCGGCGACGGGGTTCGGGCCGGGGGCCTTCAGCTTCTGGCACCGGTACCACCCCGCCTATGGTCTCGCTGTGCTGCGGAACGCCTTCGCGGGGCAAGATCGGCTGCTCATGCCGGACCTCGCGCGGCAGCCGTCACTCGCCGGGGTACGGCAGGTCGGGACGTTGGGCGTGGGCAGCGAGCTTCGGCTGCTGCTGCGGGACGGCCGCGGGACCTGGGGCTCGCTGGAACTGCTCCGGGCGGAGGGCGGGCGGCCGTTCGACGCCCACGACGTGGCTCGGGTGACGCAGCTCGGTCCCGCGCTGATCGCCGTGCTGCGGGGCCACGTCACCGCGGCCGGGGCGCCCGTTGTTCCGGCGCTTCCGGCCGGGGTGCTGGTCGTCGGCCGGGATCACGCGGTGAAGGCGCTGACCCCGGAAGCCCTGCGGTGGCGCGATCTGCTCCAGACACGGCAGCACGCACCGGACTTCACCAGTGCGGCGTACTGCCTTGGCCTGTCGGTGCTGGCGCGCCGACCGGGTGCGCCGGCCATGGTCGTCGGGCCCGCCGCGAGCTACGGGCGGTGGGTTGCCTGCCACGCCGCACCGCTGACCGACGGCGACGTCGCCATCGTCATCGAAACGATCACCGGCGCGCGGCTGCTCCCGTGGTTCTGCGGGTGGTACGGCATCACGGCGCGGGAACAGCAGGTGGCCGCCGAGGTACTGGACGGCGCCGCCCCGAAGCAGATCGCGCGACGGCTGGACCTGTCGGCCCACACCGTTCACGACCACCTGAAGTCGTTGTTCCGCAAAACCCACGTCAGCTCCAGGGACGAGTTCCACACCCTGCTGACCAGCTGA
- a CDS encoding alpha/beta fold hydrolase, which yields MTFVLVHGSNGNARSWSSVQRELALLGHRSLAVNLPGHGEGSGYTRAYQAPQDLDAFARAPSAMAGVSHADGVAHVLDVVRRVRAHGPVVLVGASRGGLVLTDVANTVPDLLDRVVYVSAWCCVDRTVPEYLRAPEFADSELGSLMPLMVGDPVALGATRWNWRTADPGLLAAVKAALFADVSEQRMLAVLDCFEPDEILDFGTTVVDPRTWGRIPHTYVRLALDRAMPPAMQDLMIAQADARTPDNPFDVHTLPCGHAGFGFHPHVSAFAAILDRAEAG from the coding sequence ATGACCTTCGTCCTGGTGCACGGATCCAACGGCAACGCCCGCTCGTGGTCGAGCGTCCAGCGCGAGCTGGCCCTGCTCGGGCACCGCTCGCTCGCGGTCAACCTGCCCGGTCACGGTGAGGGGTCGGGGTACACGCGCGCCTACCAGGCACCGCAGGACCTCGACGCGTTCGCCCGTGCGCCGTCGGCGATGGCCGGGGTGAGCCACGCCGACGGGGTGGCGCACGTGCTCGACGTGGTCCGCCGGGTTCGCGCGCACGGTCCGGTGGTGCTGGTCGGCGCGAGCCGTGGCGGGCTGGTGCTGACCGACGTGGCGAACACCGTGCCGGACCTGCTCGACCGGGTGGTGTACGTGTCGGCTTGGTGCTGCGTGGACCGGACGGTGCCGGAGTACCTGCGGGCGCCCGAGTTCGCGGACAGCGAGCTGGGGTCGCTGATGCCGTTGATGGTCGGGGATCCGGTGGCGCTCGGGGCCACGCGGTGGAACTGGCGGACCGCCGATCCCGGGCTGCTCGCCGCGGTGAAGGCCGCGTTGTTCGCGGACGTGAGCGAGCAGCGGATGTTAGCTGTGCTCGACTGCTTCGAGCCGGACGAGATCCTCGACTTCGGCACGACGGTGGTGGACCCGCGGACGTGGGGGCGGATCCCGCACACCTACGTCCGGCTGGCCCTCGACCGCGCGATGCCGCCCGCCATGCAGGACCTGATGATCGCGCAGGCCGACGCGCGCACCCCGGACAACCCGTTCGACGTGCACACGCTGCCGTGCGGTCACGCCGGATTCGGCTTTCACCCACACGTTTCGGCGTTCGCGGCCATCCTGGACAGGGCGGAGGCGGGGTAG
- a CDS encoding DUF3574 domain-containing protein, with translation MKKLVGVAAVALAVGVGGGVAAAGPGATSAEGFSGDAFKRTELYFGSVKPDGSEVTPEEFEIFVDKEVTPSFPDGLTRLEGNGQWRNSTGEIIKERSYVLILLYPIGDRAANGEIQEIREDYKRLYEQESVLRADSTEKVSF, from the coding sequence ATGAAGAAGCTGGTCGGGGTGGCGGCGGTCGCGCTGGCGGTCGGGGTCGGCGGGGGAGTGGCCGCAGCGGGGCCCGGTGCCACGTCGGCGGAGGGCTTTTCCGGTGACGCGTTCAAGCGCACCGAGCTGTACTTCGGCTCGGTCAAGCCGGACGGCTCGGAGGTCACGCCCGAGGAGTTCGAGATCTTCGTGGACAAGGAGGTGACGCCGTCGTTCCCGGACGGCCTCACCCGCCTCGAGGGCAACGGCCAGTGGCGCAACTCCACCGGCGAGATCATCAAGGAACGCTCGTACGTGCTGATCCTGCTCTACCCGATCGGCGACCGGGCCGCCAACGGCGAGATCCAGGAGATCCGCGAGGACTACAAACGGCTCTACGAGCAGGAATCCGTGCTGCGCGCGGACAGCACGGAGAAGGTTTCCTTCTGA